The nucleotide window TGCTCTGCGCGGCACCCGAACGCACCGACACCAGAAGGGGAAACGGTCCGGCGCCGAAAGTCTTTCCGGTCTGCTGTTCGAGGACATGCAGTTGGTTGACGACCTCGTCCCACACCTCGTCGGGGAGCTGGCCTCCGTTGTCGTGGAACCGTGCACAGACCGGCGTGGTGATGGCGAAGGCCGGCGGGACCGGCAGCCCCAGCGACCGCATGCGGTTGACGCTGTAGGCCTTGCCTCCCAGCAACTCCCGGTCGGCCGGAGCGGTCCCGTCCAGTGCCAGGACAGCGGGTGTGTTCATCAGAGTGGTCCTTTCACTCGGTGGTGTCGACCCGAGCTCGAGGCTGGGACAGAGGGGTGGGGAGGGCTGCTGAACGCAGCGCGGTGAGTCCGCCTTCGACCGGGACGTCGATGCCGTTGACCCAGTCTGCAGCAGGGCTGAGCAGGAAGTCGATCACCGACGCCGATTCCGCGGCGGTGCCATGGCGGCCGACCATCGATGCCGATCGTGCAATGGCGTCGACGCCCATGGACTGTTCGAAGTCGGTGAGGATCGGGGTGTCGGTGGGTCCGGGACTGACCGACAGCGCGCGGATACCTCGGGCCTGCAGAGACGCCGACAAGGCGATGGTCCAATCCACGACAGCACGCTTGGACGTGTCGTAGGCCGCCGGGCCGTCTAGCTGTGTCCGGTCCAGCCATTCACGTAGCTCGTCGCGGTCGCGGACCTCGAGGAGTTCGACGATGTCGTCGTGCCCCAGGCTGTTCCGGTGTGCCGCGATCGAGGCCACGTTGACGACCGCACCTCCTGACATCCGCTCGA belongs to Gordonia westfalica and includes:
- a CDS encoding SDR family oxidoreductase, which translates into the protein MNDASSIARTVIVTGAASGIGLALVNRLLDREPDTRVIAIDIAACPDDRAHSLRCDLSDLAAIATLDLPDHVDALANVAGVPGTAPAETVLAVNTLGLRALTFAVLERMSGGAVVNVASIAAHRNSLGHDDIVELLEVRDRDELREWLDRTQLDGPAAYDTSKRAVVDWTIALSASLQARGIRALSVSPGPTDTPILTDFEQSMGVDAIARSASMVGRHGTAAESASVIDFLLSPAADWVNGIDVPVEGGLTALRSAALPTPLSQPRARVDTTE